One Hevea brasiliensis isolate MT/VB/25A 57/8 chromosome 5, ASM3005281v1, whole genome shotgun sequence genomic region harbors:
- the LOC110658165 gene encoding AUGMIN subunit 7 isoform X2: MSLCLNCSLIGLLGDKSPFSQQNLQGDAMDRDEETARIQYLAEIAKFLGITTTIDTEAIQGRGSYEDRTEMLQLIVDLVEASIYADNPEWSVDEQVAKDIQLIDSIAEKQSLIFSEECKLFPADVQIQSIYPLPDVSELETKLSEQSKILLNLQQKVDDLASKHAYNPDEEYTEVESQLRSHLESFLETARQFNVIYTKEIRPWTHMMEVPQLHGFGPAANRLLEAYKMLLKFLGNLRNLRDSHAALSVGSSETIAGEPSSVTRIISECESALTFLNRDLGILSASIARERGNDATL, encoded by the exons ACTATTAGGGGATAAATCACCCTTCTCACAGCAAAATTTACAAGGAGATGCTATGGATCGTGATGAAGAGACTGCTCGGATTCAAT ATTTGGCAGAGATTGCTAAGTTTCTCGGTATCACTACAACTATTGACACAGAAGCTATCCAA GGGCGTGGAAGTTATGAGGATCGAACTGAAATGCTTCAGCTAATAGTAGATCTTGTGGAGGCGAGCATATATGCTGATAATCCAGAATGGAG TGTTGATGAGCAGGTGGCAAAAGACATACAGTTAATAGATTCTATTGCAGAAAAACAGTCTCTAATTTTCTCAGAGGAATGCAAGTTGTTCCCTGCAGATGTGCAGATTCAATCTATATATCCATT ACCTGATGTATCTGAGCTGGAAACAAAACTTTCAGAGCAATCAAAGATACTATTGAATCTTCAGCAGAAAGTTGATGATTTGGCATCAAAG catgcttacaatccAGATGAGGAATATACAGAGGTGGAATCCCAACTGCGGTCACATTTGGAATCTTTTCTAGAAACTGCAAGACAATTCAATGTGATTTACACCAAG GAAATTCGCCCATGGACACACATGATGGAGGTGCCACAACTTCATGGGTTTGGGCCAGCTGCTAATCGCTTGTTGGAGGCATACAAGATGCTTTTGAAG TTTTTGGGGAACTTGAGGAATCTCAGAGATTCACATGCAGCTCTGTCTGTTGGTTCCTCTGAAACAATAGCTGGTGAACCCTCTTCAGTTACAAGAATAATTTCAGAGTGTGAGTCTGCATTGACTTTCTTAAATCGTGATCTTGGAATCCTGTCAGCTTCAATTGCACGTGAGCGAGGTAATGATGCAACTCTATGA